A part of Methanorbis furvi genomic DNA contains:
- a CDS encoding DNA-directed DNA polymerase II small subunit, which translates to MQKREIVARFLEAGLLVHPAVVTYISESGGSGVIEGIISSLPSGVSVVTTKEVPGMTAARLDKLNVGVSAVPEILAGREGSSIPTANPEESFALFRDRYDTLAAMMRPRVSPVPIEALVKQNSRFSDTDVGVIGMVVEGSTSAKGHRIVEIEDPTGTIKVLFNKNREGFDDAEKIIPDEVIGVRGKLSRDSGGGGGMIFSDTLFRPEIPLTHVISPSKEPGKAVFISDVHVGSDTFLPDAWNRFASWLDAHPEVGYLLIAGDVVDGIGIYPNQDKELNIKTIYEQYDAVGEMLSALPSHLQIILSPGNHDAVRAAEPQPALPEEFRTQFPANVTFVENPAVVNIQSVNVLMYHGRSIDDLIKFIPGSKYEEPGEIMEAMLKRRHLGPIYGQRTPLLSTPADNLVIRDVPDILHTGHVHITDVVNYRGVLAINAGTWQAQTSFQKQMNITPTPAEAVVVDLETMQHEILKFLDPPTEKQNADRNDS; encoded by the coding sequence ATGCAGAAGAGAGAGATTGTTGCACGATTCCTTGAGGCGGGACTGCTGGTTCATCCGGCTGTCGTCACGTACATCAGCGAAAGCGGTGGTTCCGGAGTAATTGAAGGAATTATCAGCTCACTTCCTTCGGGAGTTTCGGTTGTAACCACCAAAGAGGTTCCCGGCATGACCGCCGCCCGGCTCGACAAGCTGAATGTTGGTGTGAGTGCTGTTCCTGAAATTCTTGCGGGCCGCGAGGGCTCTTCGATACCAACGGCAAATCCTGAAGAGTCGTTTGCCCTGTTCCGCGACCGGTATGATACGCTTGCTGCAATGATGCGGCCCCGCGTGAGCCCTGTTCCTATCGAGGCCCTGGTCAAACAGAACAGCAGATTTTCCGACACTGATGTCGGCGTGATCGGTATGGTTGTCGAAGGTTCCACGAGTGCGAAGGGTCACCGGATTGTGGAGATCGAGGATCCTACCGGAACGATCAAGGTTCTGTTCAACAAAAACCGCGAAGGGTTTGATGATGCGGAAAAAATTATTCCTGACGAGGTCATTGGTGTCCGCGGCAAACTTTCCCGGGACAGTGGCGGCGGCGGAGGAATGATATTTTCTGATACACTTTTCCGGCCTGAGATTCCACTCACGCATGTGATCTCGCCGTCCAAAGAACCGGGCAAGGCGGTGTTCATCTCTGATGTGCATGTGGGAAGCGACACGTTCCTTCCTGATGCATGGAACCGGTTCGCTTCATGGCTCGACGCACATCCTGAAGTCGGGTATCTCTTAATCGCAGGAGATGTGGTGGACGGCATCGGCATTTATCCAAATCAGGATAAAGAGCTGAACATCAAAACAATCTACGAGCAGTACGATGCCGTGGGCGAGATGCTCTCGGCCCTGCCGTCCCATCTTCAGATCATTCTCTCGCCCGGCAATCACGATGCGGTGCGGGCTGCCGAGCCGCAACCTGCTCTGCCGGAGGAGTTCAGGACCCAGTTCCCGGCAAACGTGACGTTTGTCGAAAATCCTGCGGTGGTGAACATCCAGTCGGTGAATGTTCTGATGTATCATGGCAGAAGTATTGATGATCTCATCAAGTTCATTCCGGGATCAAAATATGAAGAGCCTGGCGAAATTATGGAGGCGATGTTGAAGCGTCGCCACCTTGGTCCGATTTATGGCCAGCGCACACCGCTCCTTTCAACACCCGCAGACAATTTAGTGATCCGTGATGTCCCTGATATTTTACACACCGGCCACGTTCACATCACAGATGTGGTGAACTACCGGGGAGTCCTCGCTATCAATGCAGGGACATGGCAGGCCCAGACTTCGTTTCAAAAACAGATGAACATCACGCCGACGCCTGCTGAGGCG
- a CDS encoding aminotransferase class I/II-fold pyridoxal phosphate-dependent enzyme, giving the protein MRNFVSRMAGELPPSGIRKFFDLLLTMDNVISLGVGEPDFDTPWNISQAAISSIEKGMTMYTSNRGLAELRELLSADLDQRYHTKYCPETEMVITTGVSEGLDIAIRAVVDPGDEVLVVDPCFVSYQAEVLMAGGRPKTLPCSAQDGFKVTPDVLMESITPKSKVLLLNFPTNPTGGVMGKDDLQAIADIIIDHDLLVISDEVYAELTYDGHHVSTAAIDGLWERTITLNGFSKAYAMTGWRLGYLCAPKEITNAALKIHQYVMMSAPTASQFAGIEALKNGEDAKNEMIAEYRIRRNLFVKGLNDVGLPCHLPKGAFYAFPSVEGTGLSDEEFAERLLREQHVAVVPGSAFGKNGRGHVRTCYAVDRAKLSEAVRRIGVFVESLHS; this is encoded by the coding sequence ATGAGGAATTTTGTGTCACGGATGGCCGGGGAGTTACCTCCGTCCGGCATCCGGAAATTTTTTGATCTGCTGCTCACGATGGACAACGTGATCAGCCTCGGCGTTGGCGAACCTGATTTCGATACGCCATGGAACATCTCGCAGGCTGCCATCTCATCCATTGAGAAGGGCATGACGATGTACACCTCAAACCGCGGTCTTGCCGAACTGCGGGAACTGCTTTCCGCAGATCTTGACCAGCGCTATCATACGAAGTACTGCCCGGAGACTGAGATGGTCATAACAACCGGCGTCTCCGAGGGTCTGGACATCGCAATTCGCGCAGTTGTTGATCCGGGAGATGAGGTTCTCGTTGTTGACCCGTGCTTTGTCTCCTATCAGGCAGAAGTGCTGATGGCAGGAGGCAGGCCGAAGACGCTTCCCTGTTCTGCACAGGACGGCTTCAAGGTAACTCCTGATGTATTGATGGAGTCAATCACGCCGAAGTCCAAAGTTCTGCTGCTCAACTTCCCGACCAACCCGACTGGCGGTGTGATGGGAAAGGATGATCTCCAAGCGATCGCTGACATCATCATCGATCATGACCTGCTGGTCATCTCTGATGAGGTGTATGCAGAACTGACCTATGACGGTCATCATGTCTCGACCGCCGCGATTGACGGACTCTGGGAGAGAACGATCACGCTGAACGGATTTTCCAAAGCCTATGCCATGACCGGCTGGCGGCTCGGTTATCTGTGTGCGCCAAAAGAGATCACGAATGCTGCTCTCAAGATTCATCAGTATGTGATGATGTCTGCTCCGACCGCGTCGCAGTTTGCAGGCATTGAAGCTCTGAAGAACGGCGAGGATGCAAAGAATGAGATGATCGCCGAGTACAGGATCCGAAGAAATCTCTTTGTCAAAGGACTCAACGATGTCGGTCTCCCCTGCCATCTGCCAAAGGGTGCATTCTATGCATTTCCGTCGGTTGAAGGAACAGGACTTAGCGATGAGGAGTTCGCCGAACGCCTGCTGCGTGAACAGCATGTTGCGGTGGTTCCCGGAAGCGCGTTTGGAAAGAACGGCCGCGGCCATGTGCGGACCTGTTATGCGGTGGATCGGGCGAAACTTTCCGAGGCTGTACGCAGGATCGGAGTCTTTGTTGAGTCGCTGCACAGCTAA
- a CDS encoding Lrp/AsnC family transcriptional regulator — protein sequence MDEKDTVILRELQKNGRIAAGDIAVMLEVDENEVENRIAALQAGGILRRCTAVIDYGAAGVDEVAVILSLKITPERGLGYDGIAAQIARFPQVESILLLTGTYDLQVIIRGQSMAEVSRFVAEQIASIEGVRETMTQIVMRTYKEQGVEMLRPGSRDRQLITF from the coding sequence ATGGACGAAAAGGATACAGTAATCCTCAGGGAACTGCAAAAGAACGGCCGCATCGCAGCAGGCGATATTGCCGTTATGCTGGAGGTTGATGAAAACGAAGTTGAGAATCGTATCGCAGCACTCCAGGCAGGAGGCATTCTCCGGCGCTGTACCGCAGTCATTGACTACGGTGCTGCGGGGGTTGATGAGGTGGCTGTAATTCTGTCCCTCAAAATAACTCCCGAACGCGGACTCGGCTACGACGGCATCGCCGCCCAGATCGCCAGATTCCCGCAGGTGGAGTCCATTCTCCTCCTGACCGGAACGTACGATCTGCAGGTCATCATTCGCGGTCAGTCCATGGCCGAGGTCTCCCGGTTTGTTGCCGAACAGATCGCCTCAATCGAAGGCGTCCGCGAGACCATGACGCAGATCGTCATGAGAACCTACAAGGAGCAGGGTGTTGAGATGCTGCGGCCGGGCAGCCGCGACCGGCAGCTCATCACATTCTAA
- a CDS encoding ORC1-type DNA replication protein, which yields MTEEPYKSIGLFKKYTIKNKIFQNREVLRHSYSPRELPHRVDQIDSIAVILAPALQGATPSNILIYGKTGTGKTATVKFVGSELENESSEFSPCRMVHLNCETIDTQYRVLAQIANHISGHDLKPSDRAKNTIPATGWHTDQVYSELKNVLEQAGGLQIIVLDEIDKLVKKSGDDTLYNLTRINSDLKNARVSIIGISNDLTFKDFLDPRVLSSLSEEELVFPPYDAVQLQDILHQRAEMAFLPDSVNEDVIALCAALAAQEHGDARRALDLLRVSGELAERESAEQVLEVHVRRAQENIETDTMSECVQTLPRQGKMVLCSMLLVSSAGQKVFTSGSVINVYRELAKEMDVEPLTHRRVSDLINELNMLGIVTARVVSHGRHGRTTEIYFNSPTNQIRTVVMNDPRLRECSILHPLL from the coding sequence ATGACTGAAGAACCATACAAATCTATAGGACTTTTCAAAAAATACACCATAAAAAATAAAATTTTTCAGAATCGTGAAGTTCTTCGCCACAGTTACAGCCCTCGCGAACTGCCGCACAGGGTGGATCAGATCGATTCCATCGCAGTAATTCTTGCCCCGGCTTTGCAGGGAGCAACCCCTTCAAACATCCTCATCTACGGAAAAACCGGTACCGGAAAAACCGCCACCGTCAAGTTTGTCGGATCCGAACTTGAGAATGAAAGCTCGGAATTTTCTCCCTGCAGAATGGTTCACCTCAACTGTGAAACAATCGACACCCAGTACCGGGTACTCGCGCAGATTGCAAATCATATCAGCGGTCATGACCTGAAACCAAGTGACCGCGCCAAAAATACCATCCCTGCAACCGGCTGGCACACCGATCAGGTGTACTCGGAACTCAAAAACGTGCTTGAGCAGGCAGGCGGTCTGCAGATCATCGTACTGGACGAGATTGACAAACTGGTCAAAAAGAGTGGTGACGACACGCTTTACAACCTGACCAGAATCAACAGTGATCTCAAAAATGCCAGAGTAAGTATAATCGGCATCTCCAATGATCTCACCTTCAAAGATTTCCTTGATCCTCGCGTGCTTTCCTCTCTCTCTGAAGAAGAACTCGTGTTCCCTCCCTACGACGCAGTCCAGCTGCAGGACATTCTCCACCAGCGCGCCGAGATGGCATTTCTCCCTGACTCCGTGAACGAGGACGTCATCGCATTGTGTGCAGCGCTTGCCGCACAGGAACATGGTGACGCCCGCCGCGCACTTGATCTTCTCCGCGTCTCCGGTGAACTTGCCGAACGCGAATCTGCAGAACAGGTTCTCGAGGTGCATGTCCGCCGCGCCCAGGAAAATATCGAGACCGACACCATGAGCGAGTGCGTCCAGACCCTCCCGCGTCAGGGAAAAATGGTGCTCTGCTCCATGCTTTTAGTCTCCTCCGCAGGCCAGAAGGTGTTCACGAGCGGCAGCGTCATCAACGTCTACCGCGAACTTGCCAAAGAGATGGACGTCGAACCCTTAACGCACCGCAGGGTTTCTGATCTCATCAACGAACTCAACATGCTCGGCATCGTCACCGCCCGCGTCGTCTCGCACGGCCGGCACGGCCGGACAACAGAAATCTATTTCAACAGTCCCACTAATCAGATACGTACAGTAGTAATGAACGATCCAAGACTTCGGGAGTGCAGTATTTTACATCCGCTTCTGTAA